One stretch of Eupeodes corollae chromosome 2, idEupCoro1.1, whole genome shotgun sequence DNA includes these proteins:
- the LOC129945718 gene encoding uncharacterized protein LOC129945718, which produces MDTRKRLLMEACVGYFNSMNLCYKQYDKEMRQMRMRFYNRLETRIRNNLRIHQMNLMNIIEIMYLKEIEKPNKKKKKRIRTLWMKKRSADWWNAICFSSDDALWRGHIRMDEETFLYLCETFEDEFRPKPNAVRESLPTKTKVAAALYKLATNEPYSKIGKKFGIHGISVQKALYQFCEACNKILKNEYISMPVDEEVYDIMQQFEDKLALPQMLGIMEGTQINLSLKANGMRRHILQNGARNMVLQSIIDPNCLFRDIAFLQNSQDFVDYNARIKNVMLVMPQKDIHGIPVPAYLVSRRPDATQWWLMKPFSEVSTPEQELFNDFMSKSSVVAEQTYRKLKGRWKILQDPMNISVSFITTLITTCCILHNILEMKGLDYDYSLSDSLEYEEVLYCGPMDESEESCPTGDAIRDHLTSYICAQFT; this is translated from the exons atggacACAAGAAAACGATTGTTAATGGAAGCCTGTGTCGGTTACTTCAACAGCATGAACTTGTGCTACAAACAATACGACAAAGAAATGCGGCAAATGCGAATGCGCTTCTACAACAGATTGGAAACCAGAATCCGGAACAACCTAAGAATCCACCAAATGAATCTCATGAACATCATCGAAATAATGTacttaaaagaaatagaaaaaccaaataagaagaaaaagaaacgaaTAAGAACATTGTGGATGAAGAAACGAAGTGCCGACTGGTGGAATGCGATATGCTTTAGCAGTGACGATGCTCTTTGGAGGGGGCACATCCGAATGGACGAAGAGACATTCTTATACCTGTGTGAGACTTTTGAAGATGAATTCAGACCAAAGCCAAATGCTGTGCGCGAATCTTTGCcaactaaaactaaagtcgCAGCTGCCTTATACAAACTCGCAACGAATGAACCATATTCTAAAATCGGAAAGAAGTTTGGTATCCATGGAATCAGTGTGCAGAAAGCCCTCTATCAGTTCTGTGAAGCTTGCAACAAGATTCTGAAGAACGAATATATTAGCATGCCAGTAGATGAAGAGGTTTACGATATAATGCAGcagtttgaagacaaacttgCATTGCCTCAAATGCTCGGCATTATGGAAGGAACTCAAATTAACCTTTCCCTCAAAGCGAATGGCATGAGGAGGCACATACTACAAAACGGGGCAAGAAATATGGTCCTGCAAAGTATTATCGATCCAAATTGCTT GTTCAGGGATATTGCCTTCTTACAAAACTCTCAAGATTTCGTGGACTATAATGCCCGCATTAAAAACGTTATGTTAGTAATG CCACAAAAAGATATCCATGGAATTCCTGTCCCGGCATATCTAGTTAGTCGTCGACCCGATGCAACACAATGGTGGCTAATGAAACCATTTTCAGAGGTTAGCACACCCGAGCAGGAATTGTTCAATGATTTTATGAGTAAATCTAGTGTAGTTGCGGAACAGACATATAGGAAACTAAAAGGACGATGGAAGATCTTGCAAGACCCCATGAACATCAGTGTCAGTTTCATTACAACACTCATAACCACTTGTTGTATTTTGCATAATATCTTAGAAATGAAGGGTCTGGATTACGATTATTCTTTGAGTGATTCACTCGAGTATGAAGAAGTATTGTATTGTGGACCGATGGATGAGAGCGAAGAGTCTTGCCCGACGGGCGACGCAATCCGAGATCATTTAACAAGTTATATATGCGCACAGTTTACATGA
- the LOC129947141 gene encoding uncharacterized protein LOC129947141, which translates to MKILLILALATLAYSAKLNNNQPTSNNLDLLRSRNLLDDFRDIKALIPQREIIDLIRRYLKNDEEFKRIILYFGSSDVYNAGRIIAKQPELREFYGWLKKQIRASLDSLNNLSDDSYSEEYGNLLNYKPNQQQQQQQLQSLRGWKGFMEELLAIYPNKKIENLIRDKVAANGVFAEFWRKITALRPVYERILKTDEVIKVIGRLRKLGVDTKQLDQLIREDFGWKAVGLGASSGEEQKLLGNSKYQNYNPSKGQKAPLA; encoded by the coding sequence ATGAAAATTCTTCTGATTCTCGCCTTGGCCACTTTGGCATATTCTGCCAAACTTAAcaacaatcagccaacatccAACAACCTTGATTTACTTCGCTCTCGAAATTTACTTGATGACTTTAGGGACATCAAAGCACTGATACCCCAACGTGAAATTATTGATCTCATTCGtagatatttgaaaaatgatgAAGAATTTAAACGAATTATTCTCTACTTTGGATCTTCGGATGTTTACAATGCTGGAAGAATAATTGCCAAACAACCAGAATTAAGAGAATTTTATGGATGGCTGAAAAAACAAATTCGTGCATCACTTGATTCTTTGAATAATCTTTCCGATGATAGTTATTCTGAGGAATATGGTAATCTTCTTAACTACAaaccaaaccaacaacaacagcaacaacaactgcAATCATTGCGGGGTTGGAAGGGATTTATGGAGGAACTACTTGCAATTTATccaaataagaaaattgaaaacctaaTACGTGATAAGGTTGCTGCCAATGGTGTATTTGCtgaattttggagaaaaataacTGCCCTTAGACCAGTATATGAACGAATTTTGAAGACTGATGAAGTGATTAAGGTAATTGGAAGACTGCGTAAGCTTGGAGTTGATACTAAGCAATTGGATCAATTGATTCGTGAGGACTTTGGTTGGAAGGCTGTAGGCTTAGGTGCATCATCAGGTGAAGAACAGAAACTTCTGGGAAATTCGAAATATCAAAACTATAATCCCAGCAAAGGGCAGAAGGCTCCTCTAGCCTAA
- the LOC129947474 gene encoding uncharacterized protein LOC129947474: MSAYAEKFQDSNCKELPTSNGFSNWLTSTFQLPLNASTWLAQIVLLMLTWYTMKFTFRLIMSILWPLVIISTVLVIFHSIQHNTETLGLDSYICEKMADLCNLVVRTSVRILRLFTHS; the protein is encoded by the exons ATGTCTGCATACGCTGAAAAATTCCAAGATTCAAATTGtaag gaacTTCCAACATCGAATGGATTTTCAAATTGGCTTACATCGACCTTTCAATTACCATTAAATGCTTCAACATGGTTAGCACAAATTGTTTTACTTATGCTTACGTGGTATACGATGAAATTTACCTTTCGATTGATTATGTCAATTCTATGGCCATTGGTCATTATATCAACAGTTTTG GTGATATTTCATTCAATCCAACACAATACTGAAACTCTTGGCCTGGATTCTTACATCTGCGAAAAAATGGCCGACTTATGTAATTTGGTG GTGAGGACCAGTGTTAGGATTCTTAGACTATTTACTCATTCATAA
- the LOC129947025 gene encoding ubiquitin-related modifier 1 homolog: MTKPELKIILEFSAGAELLFGNIKKREVILDGNKTWTLKSFIKWMHDTILTERPELFIQNDSVRPGILVLVNDTDWELLGELEYELQPNDNVLFISTLHGG, translated from the exons ATGACAAAACCGgagttgaaaataattttagaatttag TGCCGGGGCGGAACTTCTAtttggaaacattaaaaaacgtgAAGTAATTTTAGATGGAAATAAAACAT GGACACTAAAGAGTTTTATTAAATGGATGCATGATACAATTCTCACAGAAAGACCAGAGCTTTTCATTCAAAATGATTCTGT GCGGCCGGGTATTCTCGTTCTAGTGAACGACACTGATTGGGAGCTATTG GGTGAATTGGAATACGAGCTTCAGCCAAATGACAACGTTTTATTCATTTCAACACTACATGGTggataa